From a region of the Fischerella sp. JS2 genome:
- a CDS encoding zinc metalloprotease HtpX, whose translation MINQVKTAALLALLSGLLITISYWVIGGSTGVIVGIVIAAVTNLFSWYQSDKIALAAYRAQPVSPQAAPGLYAMIERLSQRANLPMPSIYIVPSQNPNAFATGRDPQHSAVAVTEGILQILPEDELEGVIAHELTHIANRDTLTQAVAATIAGAISFLAQMLSYGLWFSPYSRDDRNGPNPLGLLLTVILAPIAATVIQLAISRTREFAADAGSARITGNPRALARALQRLDATARQIPLNANPAFEPLLITNAFSGQFMSSLFSSHPSTEARVEALLRLEQEQNSPQKVF comes from the coding sequence ATGATAAATCAAGTGAAAACAGCCGCTTTACTTGCTTTATTGAGCGGTCTTTTAATTACGATTAGTTATTGGGTAATTGGTGGTAGTACAGGTGTAATTGTAGGTATTGTTATAGCAGCAGTTACTAACTTATTCTCCTGGTACCAATCAGATAAAATTGCGTTAGCTGCTTATCGCGCTCAACCTGTGTCACCACAAGCAGCGCCAGGGCTGTATGCAATGATAGAAAGATTGTCCCAACGGGCGAATCTGCCAATGCCTAGTATATATATTGTTCCCTCCCAAAATCCTAACGCCTTTGCTACAGGGCGCGATCCGCAACATTCTGCCGTTGCTGTCACTGAAGGTATTTTGCAGATATTACCAGAAGACGAACTCGAAGGTGTGATTGCTCACGAACTCACTCACATTGCCAACCGTGACACTCTCACCCAAGCCGTTGCTGCAACGATCGCAGGTGCAATTTCTTTCTTAGCTCAAATGTTGAGTTACGGGCTTTGGTTTTCACCCTACTCACGGGATGATCGCAACGGGCCTAATCCTTTGGGTTTACTATTAACAGTAATTCTTGCCCCAATTGCCGCAACAGTTATCCAGTTGGCTATCTCCCGCACCCGAGAATTTGCAGCAGATGCAGGTTCTGCCAGAATTACAGGCAATCCCCGCGCTTTAGCCCGGGCGCTGCAACGTTTAGATGCGACGGCGCGACAAATACCTCTTAATGCTAACCCTGCTTTTGAACCCCTGTTGATTACAAACGCCTTCTCAGGGCAGTTTATGAGTAGCTTGTTTTCTAGTCACCCATCCACAGAAGCACGAGTGGAAGCATTACTGAGATTAGAACAAGAACAAAATTCACCACAAAAAGTCTTTTAG
- the aspS gene encoding aspartate--tRNA ligase, protein MRTYYCGELRTKHIGEIVTLYGWVDRRRDHGGVIFLDLRDRSGIVQIVSDPQRTPDSYEQANTLRNEYVIKVTGRVSQRPEESLNSRIPTGEIEIYADNIELLNAVRKQLPFQVSSSETDPVREDLRLKYRYLDLRRTQMTHNLQLRYQVVKAMRRYLEDIEGFVEVETPILTRSTPEGARDYLVPSRVNPGEWFALPQSPQLFKQLLMVSGFDRYYQIARCFRDEDLRADRQPEFTQLDMEMSFMSQEEIIELNENLVCHVFKTIKGIELQRPFPRLTYAEAMERYGSDKPDTRYGLELVNVSDVIKDCGFKVFRDAVTSGGIVKILPIPNGNDAISNVRIKPGGDLFKEASEAGAKGLAYIRVRDNGEIDTIGAIKDNLTEEQKQEILRRTGAKPGHLLLFGAGDAATVNKTLDRLRQVIAREFGLIDPDKINLLWITEFPMFEWNAEEKRLEALHHPFTAPHPDDLDDLKTARAQAYDLVFNGFEVGGGSLRIYQREIQQQVFDAIGLSSEEAQNKFGFLLEAFEYGTPPHGGIAYGLDRLVMLLAAEESIRDVMAFPKTQQARCLMTDAPSGVDAKQLKELHVTSTYKPKT, encoded by the coding sequence ATGCGAACTTACTATTGCGGCGAACTCCGAACAAAACATATTGGAGAGATTGTCACCTTATACGGGTGGGTAGACCGTCGCCGCGATCATGGGGGCGTAATATTTTTAGATTTACGCGATCGCTCTGGGATTGTGCAAATCGTCAGCGATCCACAACGTACCCCGGATTCCTATGAACAAGCGAATACCTTACGCAATGAGTACGTAATTAAAGTTACAGGTAGGGTCTCCCAACGTCCAGAGGAATCTCTCAATAGCCGCATACCTACAGGTGAAATTGAAATTTACGCAGACAATATAGAATTGCTGAACGCTGTGCGTAAGCAATTACCCTTTCAGGTTTCTAGCAGCGAGACAGATCCAGTACGAGAAGACTTACGCTTAAAGTATCGTTACTTAGATTTGCGACGCACCCAAATGACGCATAATTTACAATTGCGCTATCAAGTCGTGAAAGCGATGCGTCGCTATTTGGAAGATATAGAAGGTTTTGTAGAAGTTGAAACCCCTATACTTACCCGTTCCACCCCAGAAGGTGCGCGGGATTATTTAGTTCCCAGTCGTGTCAACCCTGGTGAGTGGTTTGCTTTACCCCAATCTCCGCAATTATTTAAACAGTTGTTGATGGTATCCGGCTTTGACAGATACTATCAAATTGCCCGTTGCTTCCGCGATGAAGATTTGCGTGCCGATAGACAACCGGAATTCACTCAGTTGGACATGGAAATGAGTTTCATGTCCCAAGAAGAAATTATCGAACTCAACGAAAATTTAGTTTGTCATGTCTTCAAAACAATTAAAGGCATTGAGTTACAACGTCCTTTTCCGCGTCTTACCTATGCTGAGGCAATGGAACGCTACGGTAGTGATAAGCCTGATACCCGTTACGGATTGGAATTAGTGAATGTCTCTGATGTTATCAAAGATTGCGGTTTCAAAGTTTTTCGGGATGCTGTCACTAGTGGCGGGATCGTCAAAATTCTGCCCATTCCCAATGGTAACGACGCTATTTCTAATGTCCGCATTAAACCAGGGGGCGACCTATTCAAAGAAGCTAGTGAAGCCGGTGCTAAAGGCTTAGCTTACATCCGTGTCAGAGATAACGGCGAAATCGACACGATTGGCGCGATTAAAGATAACCTCACAGAGGAACAAAAACAGGAAATTTTGCGTCGCACAGGTGCAAAACCCGGTCATCTATTATTATTTGGTGCTGGGGACGCTGCTACTGTTAATAAAACTCTAGATAGATTACGGCAAGTCATTGCTAGAGAGTTTGGACTTATCGATCCAGATAAAATCAACTTACTCTGGATTACAGAATTCCCGATGTTTGAGTGGAATGCAGAGGAAAAGCGTCTGGAAGCACTTCATCACCCATTCACTGCACCCCATCCTGATGACTTGGATGACTTGAAGACAGCACGCGCCCAAGCTTATGATTTAGTATTCAACGGCTTTGAAGTTGGTGGTGGTAGCTTGCGGATTTACCAACGGGAAATTCAACAACAAGTTTTTGATGCGATCGGACTTTCTAGTGAGGAAGCACAAAATAAGTTTGGTTTTCTCTTAGAAGCATTTGAGTACGGTACGCCACCTCATGGTGGTATTGCTTACGGTTTAGATCGATTGGTGATGTTGTTAGCAGCAGAAGAATCAATTCGAGATGTCATGGCGTTTCCGAAGACACAGCAAGCACGCTGCTTAATGACAGATGCGCCTTCGGGTGTAGACGCTAAGCAACTCAAGGAGTTGCATGTGACTTCGACTTATAAGCCAAAAACGTGA